A single genomic interval of Anthonomus grandis grandis chromosome 17, icAntGran1.3, whole genome shotgun sequence harbors:
- the LOC126746060 gene encoding acetylcholine receptor subunit alpha-like 2 isoform X2, whose product MLYISCVKMLTNTTKPFSVLTVLTLGFIGVIFCISHTSANPDAKRLYDDLLSNYNRLIRPVRNHSTNILVKLGLRLSQLIELNLKDQILTTNVWLEHEWHDYKFMWDPQEYGGVTELYVPSEHIWLPDILLYNNADGEYVITTMTKAVLRYDGNIQWTPPAIFKSSCEIDVRYFPFDQQTCFMKFGSWTYGSQIDLQHINQKPGEDIVAVGIDLREYYPSVEWDILAVPAERHEKYYPCCPEPYPDIFFNITLRRKTLFYTVNLIVPCVGISYLSVLVFYLPADSGEKIALCINILLSQTMFFLLISEIIPSTSLALPLLGKYILFTMVMVGFSVVITIIILNVHYRKPSTHKMAPWVRSFFIKSVPKLLLMRVPKDLLTELAARKIPSIRLQGKTARELEALSPSSSSSSSSSSRHRGIRGCNGLHSTTATSRLRGFAGSLGARMGYNGLPSVFSGLDESDSGARKKYPFELEKAIHNVMFIQHHITRQDQFNAEDQDWGFVAMVLDRMFLWIFIITSLVGTVSILCEAPSLYDDTKPIDMELSSVAQQQFLPDLDF is encoded by the exons ATGCTTTATATAAGCTGTGTCAAAATGTTAACTAACACAACAAAACCATTTTCAGTGTTAACTGTGCTAACATTAGGTTTTATTGGCGTTATATTTTGTATAAGCCACACCTCTGCCAACCCAGATGCTAAACGGTTATACGATGACTTGTTGAGTAATTATAACAGGTTAATTAGGCCTGTTAGAAATCACTCGACAAACATTCTAGTTAAACTGGGACTGAGATTATCCCAGCTCATCGAATTG aatttaaaagaTCAGATTTTAACTACTAACGTGTGGTTGGAGCAT GAGTGGCATGATTATAAGTTTATGTGGGACCCGCAAGAGTATGGAGGAGTTACGGAGCTTTATGTACCTTCTGAGCATATATGGTTACCAGATATTCTTTTGTACAACAA TGCTGATGGCGAATACGTCATAACCACAATGACCAAGGCAGTGCTCAGATACGACGGAAACATCCAATGGACTCCTCCGGCCATATTCAAGTCTTCCTGCGAAATTGACGTCCGGTACTTCCCGTTTGATCAGCAAACCTGCTTTATGAAGTTCGGGAGTTGGACCTATGGAAGTCAAATCGATTTGCAACATATAAACCAAAAACCGGGCGAAGATATTGTGGCAGTGGGTATAGATCTTCGGGAATATTATCCTAGTGTGGAGTGGGATATTCTGGCTGTTCCAGCTGAACGGCATGAGAAGTATTATCCCTGCTGTCCAGAACCATATCCAG ATATATTCTTTAACATCACCCTGCGTAGGAAGACGTTATTCTATACAGTTAACCTTATAGTACCTTGCGTGGGAATCTCCTATCTATCGGTGCTGGTGTTTTATTTACCAGCAGACTCTGGAGAAAAAATTGCTTTGTGCATCAATATTCTACTCTCGCAAACCATGTTTTTCTTGCTTATATCAGAAATTATACCGTCAACCTCCTTGGCTCTCCCTTTATTAG gAAAATACATTCTATTCACAATGGTGATGGTGGGTTTCTCAGTAGTgattacaataataatactaaACGTTCACTACCGTAAACCAAGTACACATAAGATGGCGCCATGGGTTAGAAGCTTCTTTATAAAATCAGTACCAAAACTGCTTCTTATGCGAGTACCAAAAGATTTACTCACAGAACTTGCCGCCCGAAAAATTCCCTCTATTCGACTTCAAGGTAAAACCGCCAGAGAACTAGAAGCTTTAAGTCCTAGTTCTAGCTCCAGCTCATCCAGCTCTAGCAGACACCGAGGTATAAGAGGATGCAACGGGTTGCACTCCACTACTGCAACCAGCAG GCTAAGAGGGTTCGCTGGTTCGTTGGGCGCTAGGATGGGTTACAACGGTCTCCCGTCTGTTTTTTCTGGATTGGATGAGAGTGATTCGGGAGCGAGGAAAAAATATCCTTTTGAACTTGAGAAGGCGATTCATAATGTGATGTTTATTCAGCATCATATTACGAGACAGGATCAGTTTAATGCA gaaGATCAAGATTGGGGCTTCGTAGCCATGGTCCTGGACCGAATGTTCCTCTGGATATTCATCATCACCTCCTTAGTAGGAACAGTCTCTATATTATGCGAAGCACCATCTTTGTATGACGACACGAAACCGATTGATATGGAACTTTCTTCTGTGGCA
- the LOC126746060 gene encoding acetylcholine receptor subunit alpha-L1 isoform X1, giving the protein MLYISCVKMLTNTTKPFSVLTVLTLGFIGVIFCISHTSANPDAKRLYDDLLSNYNRLIRPVRNHSTNILVKLGLRLSQLIELNLKDQILTTNVWLEHEWHDYKFMWDPQEYGGVTELYVPSEHIWLPDILLYNNADGEYVITTMTKAVLRYDGNIQWTPPAIFKSSCEIDVRYFPFDQQTCFMKFGSWTYGSQIDLQHINQKPGEDIVAVGIDLREYYPSVEWDILAVPAERHEKYYPCCPEPYPDIFFNITLRRKTLFYTVNLIVPCVGISYLSVLVFYLPADSGEKIALCINILLSQTMFFLLISEIIPSTSLALPLLGKYILFTMVMVGFSVVITIIILNVHYRKPSTHKMAPWVRSFFIKSVPKLLLMRVPKDLLTELAARKIPSIRLQGKTARELEALSPSSSSSSSSSSRHRGIRGCNGLHSTTATSSYFRSRLRGFAGSLGARMGYNGLPSVFSGLDESDSGARKKYPFELEKAIHNVMFIQHHITRQDQFNAEDQDWGFVAMVLDRMFLWIFIITSLVGTVSILCEAPSLYDDTKPIDMELSSVAQQQFLPDLDF; this is encoded by the exons ATGCTTTATATAAGCTGTGTCAAAATGTTAACTAACACAACAAAACCATTTTCAGTGTTAACTGTGCTAACATTAGGTTTTATTGGCGTTATATTTTGTATAAGCCACACCTCTGCCAACCCAGATGCTAAACGGTTATACGATGACTTGTTGAGTAATTATAACAGGTTAATTAGGCCTGTTAGAAATCACTCGACAAACATTCTAGTTAAACTGGGACTGAGATTATCCCAGCTCATCGAATTG aatttaaaagaTCAGATTTTAACTACTAACGTGTGGTTGGAGCAT GAGTGGCATGATTATAAGTTTATGTGGGACCCGCAAGAGTATGGAGGAGTTACGGAGCTTTATGTACCTTCTGAGCATATATGGTTACCAGATATTCTTTTGTACAACAA TGCTGATGGCGAATACGTCATAACCACAATGACCAAGGCAGTGCTCAGATACGACGGAAACATCCAATGGACTCCTCCGGCCATATTCAAGTCTTCCTGCGAAATTGACGTCCGGTACTTCCCGTTTGATCAGCAAACCTGCTTTATGAAGTTCGGGAGTTGGACCTATGGAAGTCAAATCGATTTGCAACATATAAACCAAAAACCGGGCGAAGATATTGTGGCAGTGGGTATAGATCTTCGGGAATATTATCCTAGTGTGGAGTGGGATATTCTGGCTGTTCCAGCTGAACGGCATGAGAAGTATTATCCCTGCTGTCCAGAACCATATCCAG ATATATTCTTTAACATCACCCTGCGTAGGAAGACGTTATTCTATACAGTTAACCTTATAGTACCTTGCGTGGGAATCTCCTATCTATCGGTGCTGGTGTTTTATTTACCAGCAGACTCTGGAGAAAAAATTGCTTTGTGCATCAATATTCTACTCTCGCAAACCATGTTTTTCTTGCTTATATCAGAAATTATACCGTCAACCTCCTTGGCTCTCCCTTTATTAG gAAAATACATTCTATTCACAATGGTGATGGTGGGTTTCTCAGTAGTgattacaataataatactaaACGTTCACTACCGTAAACCAAGTACACATAAGATGGCGCCATGGGTTAGAAGCTTCTTTATAAAATCAGTACCAAAACTGCTTCTTATGCGAGTACCAAAAGATTTACTCACAGAACTTGCCGCCCGAAAAATTCCCTCTATTCGACTTCAAGGTAAAACCGCCAGAGAACTAGAAGCTTTAAGTCCTAGTTCTAGCTCCAGCTCATCCAGCTCTAGCAGACACCGAGGTATAAGAGGATGCAACGGGTTGCACTCCACTACTGCAACCAGCAG ttactTTCGTTCCAGGCTAAGAGGGTTCGCTGGTTCGTTGGGCGCTAGGATGGGTTACAACGGTCTCCCGTCTGTTTTTTCTGGATTGGATGAGAGTGATTCGGGAGCGAGGAAAAAATATCCTTTTGAACTTGAGAAGGCGATTCATAATGTGATGTTTATTCAGCATCATATTACGAGACAGGATCAGTTTAATGCA gaaGATCAAGATTGGGGCTTCGTAGCCATGGTCCTGGACCGAATGTTCCTCTGGATATTCATCATCACCTCCTTAGTAGGAACAGTCTCTATATTATGCGAAGCACCATCTTTGTATGACGACACGAAACCGATTGATATGGAACTTTCTTCTGTGGCA